A stretch of Halostagnicola kamekurae DNA encodes these proteins:
- a CDS encoding cyclophilin-like fold protein, whose amino-acid sequence MSDLRVTVDGRELEATWHDDAPETRRALERELPLEGEAVRWGDELYFDVPLDAPAENQSEAVPVGAIAYWPTGDKLCLFWGPTPASRGEEPRATAPVNVVGRLEDVSALSDLEGGARVRFDVEN is encoded by the coding sequence ATGTCCGACCTGCGAGTCACCGTCGACGGTCGCGAACTCGAGGCGACCTGGCACGACGACGCCCCGGAAACCCGCCGGGCGCTCGAGCGCGAACTGCCGCTCGAGGGCGAGGCCGTCCGCTGGGGCGACGAACTGTACTTCGACGTGCCGCTCGATGCGCCGGCCGAAAACCAGTCCGAGGCGGTCCCGGTCGGCGCGATCGCCTACTGGCCCACCGGGGACAAACTCTGTCTGTTCTGGGGGCCGACGCCGGCGAGTCGCGGCGAGGAACCGCGGGCGACCGCGCCCGTCAACGTGGTTGGCAGGCTCGAGGACGTTTCGGCGCTGTCGGATCTCGAGGGCGGCGCTCGAGTGCGGTTCGATGTCGAAAACTGA
- the pyrG gene encoding glutamine hydrolyzing CTP synthase: MPTDSDTNYDPTLGNKFIFVTGGVMSGLGKGITAASTGRLLKNAGFDVTAVKIDPYLNVDAGTMNPYQHGEVYVLKDGGEVDLDLGNYERFLDIDMTFDHNITTGKTYQHVIEKERAGDYLGKTVQIIPHITNDIKRRIREAAEGSDVCLVEVGGTVGDIEGMPYLEALRQFAHEEDDEDILFAHVTLVPYSKNGEQKTKPTQHSVKEVRSIGLQPDVIVGRCDDKLDPETKEKIALFCDIPTDAVFSNPDVEDVYHVPLVVEEEGLDDFVLERFDLEDEALPSSERTKEWREVVTTEKSGEVDVALVGKYDLEDAYMSIHESLKHAGFELGVDVNVRWVAADEMADGHDGQLEGVDGIIVPGGFGMRGTEGKINAVEYARTNDVPFLGLCLGFQMAVVEYARNVLGLEGAHSAEMDEETPHPVIDILPEQYEVEDMGGTMRLGSHETQIEPGTLAEEIYGDTSCTERHRHRYEVNPEYFENFADEPFSFSGTAGNRMEILELEDHPYFLGTQFHPEYSSRPGDTSPPFLGLVEATIAEPEADADDADAQSGQEVTF; encoded by the coding sequence ATGCCGACGGACTCGGACACTAATTATGACCCCACACTGGGGAACAAGTTCATCTTCGTCACCGGCGGGGTGATGTCGGGACTCGGCAAGGGGATCACGGCCGCCAGCACCGGCCGACTCCTGAAAAACGCCGGTTTCGACGTGACCGCGGTGAAGATCGATCCGTACCTGAACGTCGACGCGGGGACGATGAATCCCTACCAGCACGGCGAGGTCTACGTGCTCAAAGACGGGGGAGAAGTCGACCTCGATCTGGGGAACTACGAGCGGTTCCTCGACATCGACATGACGTTCGATCACAACATCACGACGGGCAAGACCTACCAGCACGTGATCGAGAAGGAGCGGGCGGGCGACTATCTGGGCAAGACGGTCCAGATCATCCCTCACATCACGAACGACATCAAACGGCGCATTCGCGAGGCCGCGGAAGGAAGCGACGTCTGTCTCGTCGAGGTCGGGGGGACCGTCGGGGACATCGAGGGCATGCCCTACCTCGAGGCCCTGCGCCAGTTCGCCCACGAGGAAGACGACGAGGACATCCTCTTCGCTCACGTCACCCTCGTCCCCTACTCGAAAAACGGCGAACAGAAGACCAAGCCGACCCAACACAGCGTCAAGGAGGTCCGCTCGATTGGCCTCCAGCCCGACGTCATCGTCGGGCGCTGTGACGACAAGCTCGACCCCGAAACCAAGGAGAAAATCGCGCTGTTTTGCGACATTCCGACCGACGCGGTGTTCTCGAACCCCGACGTCGAGGACGTCTATCACGTCCCGCTGGTCGTCGAAGAGGAGGGACTCGACGACTTCGTCCTCGAGCGCTTCGACCTCGAGGACGAGGCGCTTCCCTCGAGCGAGCGAACGAAGGAGTGGCGTGAGGTCGTCACGACCGAAAAGTCGGGCGAGGTCGACGTCGCGCTCGTCGGCAAGTACGACTTGGAGGACGCGTACATGTCGATCCACGAGTCGCTGAAACACGCCGGCTTCGAACTCGGCGTCGACGTGAACGTCCGCTGGGTCGCGGCCGACGAGATGGCCGACGGCCACGACGGGCAACTCGAGGGGGTCGACGGGATCATCGTCCCCGGCGGCTTCGGAATGCGGGGAACCGAAGGCAAGATCAACGCAGTCGAGTACGCCCGCACGAACGACGTGCCGTTTCTCGGCCTCTGTCTCGGCTTCCAGATGGCGGTCGTCGAGTACGCCCGTAACGTGCTCGGTCTCGAGGGCGCACACTCGGCCGAGATGGACGAGGAGACGCCCCACCCGGTCATCGACATCCTCCCCGAACAGTACGAGGTCGAGGACATGGGCGGGACGATGCGACTCGGATCCCACGAAACGCAGATCGAGCCGGGGACGCTCGCCGAAGAGATCTACGGCGACACCTCGTGTACGGAACGGCACCGACACCGCTACGAGGTAAACCCCGAGTACTTCGAGAACTTCGCCGACGAGCCATTCTCGTTCTCGGGAACGGCGGGGAACCGGATGGAAATCCTCGAACTCGAGGATCACCCGTACTTCCTCGGGACGCAGTTCCACCCCGAGTACAGCTCTCGCCCCGGCGATACGAGTCCGCCGTTCCTCGGCCTCGTCGAGGCGACGATCGCAGAACCGGAGGCCGACGCCGACGACGCAGACGCCCAGAGCGGACAAGAGGTGACTTTCTGA
- the guaA gene encoding glutamine-hydrolyzing GMP synthase: MVNTDTFVPDAVEEIETEIGDENAVIALSGGVDSSVAAALAYEAIGDQLTPVYVDTGLMRKGETAQIRETFSYMDSLRVVDAKDRFLEALSGVTDPEEKRSVIGEQFIREFEREAKDADADFLVQGTIYPDRIESEGGIKSHHNVGGLPDVVDFDGIVEPVRDLYKDEVREVARELDLDELVAERMPFPGPGLAIRVIGEVTAEKLEIARESCHVVEEELEEYEPWQALAAVVGKATGVKGDNRVHGWIVSVRSVESRDGMTARAQEIDWETLQRIQSRITGENENVARVVYDVTHKPPATIEYE, encoded by the coding sequence ATGGTGAATACAGACACGTTCGTCCCGGACGCAGTCGAAGAGATCGAAACCGAAATCGGCGACGAAAACGCCGTCATCGCCCTTTCAGGCGGCGTCGATTCGTCCGTCGCCGCCGCCCTCGCCTACGAGGCGATCGGCGATCAACTGACACCGGTGTACGTCGACACCGGGCTGATGCGCAAAGGCGAGACGGCACAGATCCGGGAGACGTTCTCCTACATGGACAGCCTCCGGGTCGTCGACGCCAAAGACCGGTTCCTCGAGGCGCTCTCGGGCGTCACCGATCCCGAAGAGAAGCGGTCGGTGATCGGCGAGCAGTTCATCCGCGAGTTCGAACGCGAAGCGAAAGACGCCGACGCGGACTTTCTCGTCCAAGGAACGATCTACCCCGACCGGATCGAATCCGAGGGCGGGATCAAATCCCACCACAACGTCGGTGGGCTCCCCGACGTGGTCGATTTCGACGGGATCGTCGAGCCGGTTCGGGACCTCTACAAGGACGAGGTCCGGGAGGTCGCCCGCGAACTCGACCTCGACGAACTCGTCGCCGAGCGGATGCCCTTCCCCGGCCCCGGACTCGCCATCCGCGTCATCGGCGAGGTCACGGCGGAAAAACTCGAGATCGCCCGCGAATCCTGTCACGTCGTCGAGGAGGAACTCGAGGAGTACGAGCCGTGGCAGGCGCTCGCTGCGGTCGTCGGCAAAGCGACGGGCGTCAAGGGTGACAACAGAGTTCACGGCTGGATCGTCTCCGTTCGGTCGGTCGAATCCCGCGACGGGATGACCGCTCGCGCCCAGGAGATCGACTGGGAGACGCTCCAGCGGATCCAATCGCGGATTACCGGCGAGAACGAGAACGTTGCACGGGTCGTCTACGACGTCACGCACAAACCGCCCGCGACTATCGAGTACGAGTGA
- a CDS encoding DUF7126 family protein, translated as MDAIVSGPDEDGLGDALEAEGVSVTRLEGTLSRPTLEEAGILEADLYVLTDVGQSTTVPIALDLNDDLRTVVYARDSVPEFVRGQLDLALDPALMEPAMVAEELVG; from the coding sequence ATGGACGCGATAGTCTCCGGTCCGGACGAAGACGGTCTCGGCGATGCACTCGAGGCCGAAGGCGTCTCCGTCACCCGACTCGAGGGGACGCTCAGCCGCCCGACGCTCGAAGAAGCGGGAATCCTCGAGGCGGATCTGTACGTGCTGACCGACGTCGGCCAATCGACTACGGTCCCGATCGCGCTGGATCTGAACGACGACCTCCGGACGGTCGTCTACGCGCGGGACTCGGTGCCGGAGTTCGTCCGCGGTCAACTCGACCTCGCGCTCGATCCCGCGTTGATGGAACCCGCGATGGTCGCCGAGGAACTGGTCGGCTGA
- a CDS encoding 5-formyltetrahydrofolate cyclo-ligase: MPTPSKQDIRERVWDDLEESGEARFPFPPHGRIPNFAGAKAAADRLAARPEWNRAETIKANPDAPQLPVRRRALREGKTVYMAVPRLRDERCFLRLDPDELEDYDAATTVSGSSEHGVQVGPEAVSQIDLIVSGSVAVGTDEGSSPGARIGKGEGYSDLEYAILTELGLVDEETPVATTVHERQCIDEEIPTTDHDVPMDLIVTPDRALEPDDAVDRGPSGIDWALLSDERLEEIPVLDQLR, translated from the coding sequence ATGCCCACTCCGTCGAAACAGGACATCCGCGAACGCGTCTGGGACGACCTCGAGGAAAGCGGCGAGGCCAGGTTCCCCTTTCCTCCACACGGTCGCATTCCAAACTTCGCGGGCGCGAAGGCGGCGGCCGATCGACTCGCGGCCCGCCCGGAATGGAATCGAGCCGAGACGATCAAGGCGAACCCCGACGCGCCGCAGTTGCCAGTGCGGCGACGCGCCCTTCGCGAGGGAAAGACCGTCTACATGGCCGTTCCCCGGCTTCGCGACGAGCGGTGTTTCCTTCGGCTCGACCCCGACGAACTCGAGGACTACGACGCGGCGACCACCGTCTCCGGATCGTCGGAACACGGCGTCCAGGTCGGCCCCGAAGCGGTGTCACAAATCGACCTGATCGTCTCCGGAAGCGTCGCGGTGGGAACCGACGAGGGCTCGAGCCCGGGCGCACGGATCGGCAAGGGCGAGGGCTACAGCGACCTCGAGTACGCGATCCTCACCGAATTAGGTCTCGTAGACGAGGAGACACCAGTCGCGACGACCGTCCACGAGCGACAGTGCATCGACGAGGAGATACCCACGACCGACCACGACGTCCCGATGGATCTGATCGTCACACCCGACAGAGCGCTCGAGCCGGACGACGCCGTCGATAGGGGCCCATCCGGAATCGATTGGGCTCTCCTTTCTGACGAACGACTCGAGGAAATCCCGGTTCTCGACCAATTGCGGTAG
- a CDS encoding MogA/MoaB family molybdenum cofactor biosynthesis protein produces MTAETGAESTSEEEPSNGEIGVAVVTISADGRIEDDAAGDAIVAAFDAEDHEIAIRELIDRSYDNVQAKVSRLLDRDDVDIVVTAGGTGIGPEDATIEAVRPLLEKELSAFSELFYALAFDEIGTKAVTSRTLAGVSDRTPIFCLPNEPVAISSAVESIIVPEADRLVALASGPDSDGGA; encoded by the coding sequence ATGACCGCAGAAACGGGTGCGGAATCGACCAGCGAGGAGGAGCCTTCGAACGGCGAAATCGGCGTCGCCGTCGTCACTATTTCTGCGGACGGACGGATCGAGGACGACGCGGCCGGCGATGCGATCGTCGCCGCGTTCGACGCCGAGGATCACGAGATCGCAATTCGAGAGCTTATCGATCGAAGCTACGATAACGTACAGGCCAAAGTGTCTCGGCTCCTCGACCGTGACGACGTCGACATCGTCGTCACCGCGGGCGGAACCGGCATCGGACCCGAAGATGCGACGATCGAAGCCGTCCGTCCGCTGCTCGAGAAGGAACTGTCGGCGTTTTCGGAGCTGTTCTACGCGCTCGCCTTCGACGAGATCGGGACGAAGGCCGTCACGAGTCGCACGCTCGCGGGAGTCAGTGACCGGACGCCTATTTTCTGTCTGCCGAACGAACCCGTCGCGATCTCGAGCGCGGTCGAATCGATCATCGTCCCGGAAGCCGATCGGTTGGTCGCGCTGGCGAGCGGACCGGACAGCGACGGCGGAGCGTAA
- a CDS encoding DUF7853 family protein: MSSSPPTTETYEVDLSRDEQWVVHDVVARRVDDALDDDAAPPDWALEVVETIESDGRTFTREQVTNVHEVVSAYLDAPETPASDVAYGTAVLERIEGAVPRLASE; this comes from the coding sequence ATGAGTTCCTCGCCACCGACAACCGAGACGTACGAAGTCGATCTTTCCCGAGACGAACAGTGGGTCGTCCACGACGTGGTGGCACGCCGCGTCGACGACGCCCTCGACGACGACGCCGCTCCGCCCGACTGGGCGCTCGAGGTCGTCGAAACCATTGAATCCGACGGGAGAACGTTCACTCGCGAGCAAGTCACGAACGTCCACGAGGTCGTCTCGGCGTATCTCGACGCCCCGGAGACGCCGGCGTCGGACGTCGCCTACGGCACCGCGGTCCTCGAGCGCATCGAAGGCGCGGTGCCGCGGCTCGCGAGCGAGTAA
- a CDS encoding NUDIX hydrolase → MDTGDDRHENAGQDVIAVDATDTEQGLVNRLEAHTGEGIRHRAFTSLVFDRDDNVLLAQRAPEKRLWGTYWDGTVASHPTDGQSQEEATRQRLEEELGIAPSQYDDLRVTDRFEYKRYFENEGVEHEVCSVLKLTVSDPSLDPDPEEVAGLLWAPYDRLHSNPEWYRQLRLCPWFEIAMRRDTQ, encoded by the coding sequence ATGGATACGGGCGACGACCGCCACGAAAACGCCGGACAGGACGTTATCGCCGTCGACGCGACCGACACCGAACAGGGACTCGTCAACCGCCTCGAGGCCCACACTGGCGAGGGAATCCGCCACCGGGCGTTCACCTCGCTCGTGTTCGACCGAGACGACAACGTTCTGCTGGCCCAGCGTGCGCCGGAAAAACGGCTCTGGGGGACCTACTGGGACGGCACCGTCGCCTCTCATCCCACCGACGGACAGAGCCAGGAGGAAGCAACCAGACAGCGACTCGAGGAGGAACTCGGAATCGCGCCCTCGCAGTACGACGACCTCCGCGTGACCGACCGGTTCGAGTACAAGCGCTACTTCGAGAACGAGGGCGTCGAGCACGAGGTCTGTTCGGTGTTGAAATTGACCGTCTCCGACCCGTCGCTCGACCCGGACCCGGAGGAGGTCGCGGGGCTGCTGTGGGCCCCCTACGACCGGCTGCACTCGAACCCGGAGTGGTACCGCCAGCTCCGGCTCTGTCCGTGGTTCGAGATCGCGATGCGTCGCGATACGCAGTAA
- a CDS encoding metal-dependent hydrolase codes for MADLLSHVLVAYALGTVAGWRLEWLSSRWIAVAMVGAVVPDLNRIGLLVGEPTVEAALGTPFSFGAIQTLGGVIVLAGIGTLCFETHRFRAYGLLLAGGLSHLLFDAIKRYADGEAGAWLFPLTWARHPTPNLYVSSEPAVLLVALSLAVCVWALDRRWVDESS; via the coding sequence GTGGCTGATCTCCTCTCGCACGTCCTGGTCGCCTACGCGCTGGGGACCGTCGCGGGGTGGCGACTCGAGTGGCTCTCCAGTCGGTGGATCGCAGTGGCGATGGTCGGTGCGGTGGTGCCCGACCTGAATCGCATCGGACTGCTCGTGGGCGAGCCGACCGTTGAAGCCGCGCTCGGAACGCCCTTCTCCTTCGGCGCGATCCAGACGCTCGGCGGGGTCATCGTCCTCGCCGGAATCGGAACGCTCTGCTTCGAAACCCACCGATTCCGGGCGTACGGGTTGCTTCTGGCCGGCGGGCTCTCGCACCTGCTGTTCGACGCGATCAAACGCTACGCCGACGGCGAGGCGGGGGCGTGGCTGTTTCCCCTGACGTGGGCTCGCCACCCGACGCCAAACCTGTACGTCTCGTCGGAGCCTGCGGTCTTGCTCGTCGCCCTCTCTCTGGCAGTCTGCGTCTGGGCACTCGATCGACGGTGGGTCGACGAATCGTCCTGA
- the glmU gene encoding bifunctional sugar-1-phosphate nucleotidylyltransferase/acetyltransferase has translation MKAVVLAAGEGTRMRPLTATVPKPMLPVADRPLVAHTLDAAIDAGVDEFVLVVGYESDAVVEHFGESRRGVPINYATQTERAGTADAVATAREYLDGPFAVLNGDNLYDSAAIGQLLESGPAIGAIEVANPSNYGVLETAGERVESIVEKPAKPPTNLANAGAYVFPEEAAGWLEVPESERGEHEITDVLAKTVDEYAVTPVVMDRWMDVGRPWELLEANEWKLGERDRRLAGDVSDDAKITGDVVVEEGATVESGVVIEGPATIRAGASVGPNAYVRGATLIGEEASVGHAVEIKNSVLMAGATVGHLSYVGDSVLGRDVNFGAGTTVANLRHDDEPVEFTVKGKRVSTERRKFGVVLADGVKTGINTSLYPGVKLSQNATTTPGEVVERDR, from the coding sequence ATGAAAGCTGTGGTTCTCGCCGCCGGCGAGGGAACGCGAATGCGTCCGCTGACCGCAACCGTCCCCAAACCGATGCTTCCCGTCGCAGATCGGCCGCTGGTCGCTCACACCCTCGATGCCGCCATCGACGCCGGCGTCGACGAATTCGTTCTCGTGGTCGGCTACGAGTCCGACGCGGTGGTCGAGCACTTCGGAGAGAGCCGTCGCGGAGTCCCGATCAACTACGCGACCCAGACCGAGCGCGCGGGAACGGCAGACGCCGTCGCGACCGCTCGAGAGTACCTCGACGGCCCGTTCGCCGTCCTCAACGGCGACAATCTATACGACTCGGCGGCGATCGGCCAGCTTCTCGAGTCCGGGCCCGCGATCGGAGCGATCGAGGTGGCCAATCCGTCGAACTACGGCGTCCTCGAGACCGCGGGCGAGCGCGTCGAGAGCATCGTCGAAAAGCCAGCGAAGCCGCCGACGAACCTGGCGAACGCCGGCGCGTACGTCTTCCCCGAGGAAGCCGCGGGCTGGCTCGAGGTCCCCGAGAGCGAACGCGGCGAACACGAGATCACGGACGTCCTCGCGAAGACCGTCGACGAATACGCGGTGACGCCCGTGGTCATGGACCGCTGGATGGACGTCGGCCGCCCGTGGGAACTGCTCGAGGCCAACGAGTGGAAACTCGGCGAACGGGACCGACGACTCGCGGGAGACGTGAGCGACGACGCGAAGATCACCGGCGACGTCGTCGTCGAGGAGGGCGCGACCGTCGAATCGGGCGTCGTCATCGAGGGGCCGGCGACGATCCGAGCCGGCGCGTCCGTCGGTCCCAACGCCTACGTCCGCGGCGCGACGCTGATCGGCGAGGAGGCCTCCGTCGGCCACGCCGTCGAGATCAAAAACAGCGTTCTCATGGCGGGCGCGACGGTCGGACACCTCTCGTACGTCGGCGACAGCGTCCTCGGACGAGACGTCAACTTCGGGGCCGGAACGACCGTCGCGAACCTCCGCCACGACGACGAGCCGGTCGAGTTCACGGTCAAGGGCAAACGCGTCTCGACGGAGCGACGGAAGTTCGGTGTCGTGCTCGCCGACGGCGTCAAAACGGGGATCAACACCAGCCTGTATCCCGGCGTCAAACTGTCCCAAAACGCGACCACGACACCCGGCGAGGTCGTCGAACGGGACCGCTGA
- a CDS encoding VOC family protein gives MDGTLDHVMLRVADLDDSLEWYQTHFGYEEKDRHEGDGFTIVYLGPEEMHEEGAMLELTHNEGDDDLEVGDAWGHIAVRVPEDELESSYQQLMDEGVEDYRDPESCDGRYAFVKDPDGHEIEIVKRDHGAKWSLDHTMIRVEDADEAIGFWTRKFEYEHTGRWESDTFANYFVKPEDAAEEAMSVELTYNYDGRSYELGDAWGHLCVEVDDLVEDWEQLQTREAADYRDPESNDNMYAFTKDQDGHEIELLERDPNADSLFPF, from the coding sequence ATGGACGGAACGCTCGATCACGTGATGCTGCGAGTCGCAGATCTGGACGACTCCCTCGAGTGGTACCAGACCCACTTCGGCTACGAGGAGAAAGACCGCCACGAGGGCGACGGCTTCACCATCGTCTACCTCGGGCCCGAGGAGATGCACGAGGAGGGTGCGATGCTCGAGTTGACCCACAACGAGGGCGACGACGACCTCGAGGTCGGCGACGCGTGGGGCCACATCGCCGTTCGCGTCCCCGAGGACGAACTCGAGTCGTCCTACCAGCAACTGATGGACGAGGGCGTCGAAGACTACCGCGACCCCGAATCCTGCGACGGGCGCTACGCGTTCGTCAAGGACCCCGACGGCCACGAGATAGAGATCGTCAAGCGCGACCACGGCGCGAAGTGGTCGCTCGATCACACCATGATTCGCGTCGAGGACGCCGACGAGGCGATCGGCTTCTGGACTCGGAAGTTCGAGTACGAACACACCGGCCGCTGGGAGTCCGATACCTTCGCGAACTACTTCGTGAAACCCGAGGACGCCGCCGAAGAGGCGATGTCGGTCGAACTCACCTACAACTACGACGGCCGGAGCTACGAGCTGGGCGACGCCTGGGGGCACCTCTGTGTCGAAGTCGACGACCTCGTCGAGGACTGGGAGCAATTACAGACTCGAGAGGCGGCCGACTACCGAGATCCGGAGAGCAACGACAACATGTACGCGTTCACCAAAGATCAGGACGGCCACGAGATCGAACTGCTCGAGCGCGATCCGAACGCTGACTCGCTGTTCCCGTTCTGA
- a CDS encoding Na+/H+ antiporter NhaC family protein, translated as MPEFGALSVLPPLLAIVLAIVTRRPMLSLFLGIWSGAIIYTESLGIAQTFDWIVSGIIADDGFYVEILLFTLLLGSGVALIWRLGGATAVRRWATANLQTRRNVGLTTWLLGMLLFFDDYANTAIVGSTMRELSDQLRISREKLSYIVDSTSAPVATIGLSSWVAFQLSLIADAYNGLDGVSETPTAFETFVSSIPFNTYSLLAIVMVGIIVYTGRDYGEMLTAEHRAWSSGKVNRDDAQPLQEVEKDLGEPIEDKPMLRTFFGPVAVLLAVTLAGAVWTGHQSWLSAQAEAGAPTAFGAAADETGTVQVLVDIVGSGNFTSSLIWGSFAMVATAIAIGIAYDLFDLSEGVETVLDGFRLMLTAVTILVLAWGISSTTDALGTGDFVAGVVGSSIPAELLPLVIVFVSAFVAFTMGSSWATMTIVTPIAITVAFEMTGTFEPMPVVVGAVFSGAIFGDHTSPISDTSVLSSTFTGADLIDHVRTQFYYAGTVMAVVVVCYLLYGFLEVPPLVFLPLGFVLLVGLVYALSELDARRRGVEPVVSNVPQEDRESVSARESTTDSTE; from the coding sequence ATGCCTGAGTTCGGTGCGCTCTCGGTGTTGCCGCCGCTGCTCGCCATCGTCCTCGCGATCGTGACGCGGCGGCCGATGCTCTCGTTGTTCCTGGGTATCTGGTCCGGGGCGATCATCTACACCGAGAGTCTGGGAATCGCACAGACGTTCGACTGGATCGTGAGCGGGATCATCGCCGACGACGGGTTCTACGTCGAAATCCTGCTCTTTACGCTCCTGCTCGGTTCGGGGGTCGCGCTCATCTGGCGACTCGGGGGCGCGACCGCCGTTCGACGGTGGGCGACGGCGAACCTCCAGACCCGTCGAAACGTTGGGCTGACGACGTGGCTGTTGGGTATGTTGCTCTTTTTCGACGACTACGCGAACACGGCGATCGTCGGCAGCACCATGCGCGAGCTCTCCGATCAGCTCCGGATCTCCCGCGAGAAGCTCTCATACATCGTCGACTCGACATCCGCGCCCGTGGCGACGATCGGGCTCTCGAGCTGGGTCGCGTTCCAGCTCTCGCTGATCGCCGACGCGTACAACGGTCTCGACGGCGTCTCGGAGACGCCGACCGCGTTCGAGACGTTCGTCAGCTCGATTCCGTTCAACACCTACTCGCTACTCGCGATCGTGATGGTCGGGATCATCGTCTACACGGGGCGAGACTACGGCGAGATGCTGACCGCGGAACACCGCGCGTGGTCCTCCGGGAAGGTAAACCGCGACGACGCACAACCCCTGCAGGAAGTCGAGAAGGACCTCGGCGAACCGATCGAGGACAAACCGATGCTTCGGACGTTCTTCGGGCCGGTCGCCGTCCTCCTCGCGGTCACGCTGGCCGGCGCGGTCTGGACCGGACACCAGTCGTGGCTCTCCGCTCAGGCGGAGGCAGGCGCGCCGACGGCGTTCGGTGCCGCCGCAGACGAAACCGGAACGGTGCAGGTGCTCGTCGATATCGTCGGTTCGGGGAACTTCACCAGTTCGCTGATCTGGGGCTCGTTCGCGATGGTCGCCACCGCGATCGCGATCGGCATCGCCTACGACCTCTTCGATCTCAGCGAGGGCGTGGAGACTGTGCTCGACGGCTTCCGACTCATGTTGACCGCAGTGACGATCCTCGTCCTGGCGTGGGGGATCAGTTCGACGACTGACGCGCTGGGAACCGGCGATTTCGTCGCCGGCGTCGTCGGGTCGTCTATCCCCGCGGAACTTCTTCCGCTCGTCATCGTGTTCGTGTCCGCGTTCGTCGCGTTCACCATGGGGTCGTCGTGGGCGACCATGACGATAGTGACGCCCATCGCGATCACCGTCGCCTTCGAGATGACGGGGACGTTCGAACCCATGCCCGTCGTCGTCGGTGCCGTCTTCTCCGGTGCGATCTTCGGTGATCACACCTCGCCGATCTCCGATACGTCGGTGCTCTCCTCGACGTTCACCGGCGCGGACCTGATCGATCACGTTCGGACCCAGTTTTACTACGCCGGGACCGTGATGGCCGTGGTCGTCGTCTGTTACCTGCTGTACGGGTTCCTCGAGGTGCCGCCGCTTGTCTTCCTGCCGCTCGGATTCGTCCTGCTCGTCGGCCTCGTCTACGCGCTTTCGGAACTGGACGCCAGGCGGCGCGGCGTCGAGCCCGTCGTTTCGAACGTTCCACAGGAAGACCGAGAGTCCGTCTCCGCTCGAGAATCCACGACCGACTCGACGGAGTAA